In a genomic window of Nodosilinea sp. E11:
- a CDS encoding polysaccharide deacetylase family protein yields MAPPHHQLLTQVARMFPDALFYAPTQVPLVSLTIDDVPTPGERDDASTRLILKALDTYNRTAEHPVRATFFVITDHFNPGSTILQEILASGHEIANHGTTDTTPAILQPAQFARHFQEAHDRITDLTQQPIRWYRPGRGLYNRAMVDHIRLTPGYESLVALASMIPFDTMQRLSTPNLNTWYLAQFIFPGAIFVMHGGSMARCVQTAQALPGLLRLIDRQGYRVVTLSELYDSLAQDATDTPGPKAETPAAPLPPHRPLPPEPPSRPPA; encoded by the coding sequence ATGGCTCCTCCCCACCATCAGCTGCTCACCCAGGTTGCCCGGATGTTTCCGGATGCGCTGTTTTATGCGCCGACCCAGGTGCCCCTGGTGTCGCTTACCATTGACGATGTGCCGACACCGGGGGAGCGAGACGATGCCTCGACTCGACTGATTCTCAAAGCGCTCGATACCTACAACCGCACCGCAGAGCATCCGGTACGCGCCACCTTCTTTGTGATCACCGACCACTTCAACCCCGGCAGCACCATTCTGCAAGAGATTCTCGCCAGTGGTCACGAGATTGCCAACCACGGCACCACCGACACCACCCCGGCGATTTTGCAACCGGCCCAGTTTGCCCGCCACTTTCAAGAGGCCCACGATCGCATCACCGACCTCACCCAGCAGCCAATTCGCTGGTATCGTCCAGGGCGGGGCCTCTACAACCGAGCCATGGTCGACCACATTCGCCTCACCCCCGGCTACGAGTCGCTGGTGGCCCTAGCCTCAATGATTCCCTTCGACACCATGCAGCGGCTGAGCACCCCCAACCTCAACACCTGGTACCTGGCTCAGTTTATTTTTCCGGGAGCGATTTTTGTCATGCACGGCGGCTCAATGGCGCGCTGTGTGCAGACGGCCCAGGCCTTGCCCGGCCTGCTCAGGCTGATTGACCGCCAGGGCTACCGGGTGGTGACGCTCTCAGAGCTGTACGACAGTCTGGCCCAAGACGCTACAGATACCCCAGGCCCTAAAGCAGAAACTCCTGCAGCGCCATTGCCACCCCATCGGCCTCTACCCCCGGAGCCACCCAGTCGGCCCCCTGCTTGA
- a CDS encoding ABC transporter permease: MAINSDLVPEPVIASKTVEHTGSKSRIWGRLWGDRTAQLALVVLGVLIAAIALGPLLYPASPSTIDFSRAFLPPGAGQPLGTNDLGQDQLARLLIGGRISLAVGLAATLVGIGLGVGIGAVAGFYGGWVDGVLMRLTDLFLALPQLPLVLLVVYLFGDPVRRALGPERGIFLLVVAVIGLLNWMSVARLVRAGFLSLKQRTFVQAAVALGARPWGIVNRHLLPNMLGPVIVAATIGVGNALLAESTLSFLGVGFPPDVPTWGRMLYDAQNYIENAPYLVLAPGLAIFLTVLCINTLGDRLRDSLDPTSR, translated from the coding sequence ATGGCCATTAACTCAGACCTGGTGCCAGAGCCAGTCATAGCGTCAAAGACAGTCGAGCATACCGGCAGCAAGAGCCGGATTTGGGGGCGGCTGTGGGGCGATCGCACCGCCCAACTGGCCCTGGTGGTGCTGGGGGTTTTAATCGCTGCGATCGCCCTCGGCCCCCTGCTCTACCCAGCATCGCCTAGCACCATCGACTTTAGCCGTGCCTTTTTACCACCGGGGGCTGGACAACCCCTCGGGACCAACGATCTCGGCCAAGACCAGTTGGCCCGGCTGTTGATTGGGGGCCGCATTTCTCTGGCAGTGGGGCTGGCGGCGACCCTAGTGGGCATTGGCCTGGGGGTGGGTATTGGCGCGGTAGCCGGGTTCTACGGCGGCTGGGTCGATGGGGTGCTGATGCGTTTAACTGACTTATTTCTGGCGCTGCCCCAGCTACCCCTGGTGCTGCTGGTGGTCTACCTGTTTGGCGACCCGGTGCGCCGTGCCCTGGGGCCAGAACGGGGCATTTTTCTGCTGGTGGTGGCGGTAATTGGCCTGCTCAACTGGATGTCGGTGGCGCGGCTGGTGCGGGCGGGGTTCTTGAGTCTCAAACAGCGCACCTTCGTGCAGGCAGCGGTGGCCCTGGGGGCCAGACCCTGGGGCATTGTCAACCGTCATCTGCTGCCCAACATGCTTGGCCCGGTGATTGTGGCGGCCACCATTGGCGTGGGCAACGCTCTGCTGGCCGAGTCTACCCTGAGTTTCTTGGGCGTGGGCTTTCCGCCCGATGTGCCCACCTGGGGGCGTATGCTCTACGACGCCCAAAACTATATCGAGAATGCCCCCTACCTGGTGCTGGCGCCCGGTCTGGCCATCTTTCTGACGGTGCTATGTATCAATACCCTGGGCGATCGCCTGCGGGATAGTTTGGACCCGACGAGTCGGTGA
- a CDS encoding ABC transporter permease — MLGYLLKRLLIAIPTLLAISAVIFFILALAPTNPLGDLATNPAITPEVRENIRRSLGLDQPIPIRYLKWTIALFSGNLGYSFTSRLPVADLIAQRLPVTLWVIGVAYLLSVALALPLGIVAALRHNTWVDRAITTVAFMGFSTPPFFSGLVLIIVLSVRLGWLPFIYDNTLVVQDVASFVQWLRQSIMPIATLVLFQTAVLLRFVRAAMLEEIPQNYVKTARAKGLGRWRIVTRHMLRNALIPVVTLVALDIPTIFTGAIVTEQVFRVPGIGALLIEAIYRGDTPVVMAIAFIYALLVVGFNLVADLLYGVIDPRVRYGH, encoded by the coding sequence ATGCTCGGCTATTTGCTCAAGCGCCTGCTAATCGCCATTCCAACACTACTGGCGATCAGCGCCGTGATTTTTTTTATTCTGGCTCTGGCACCGACCAATCCCCTGGGCGATCTGGCCACCAATCCAGCGATTACGCCGGAGGTGCGGGAGAATATTCGGCGATCGCTCGGTCTCGACCAGCCGATCCCAATTCGCTACTTGAAGTGGACGATCGCATTATTTAGCGGCAACCTGGGCTACTCATTTACCAGTCGGCTGCCGGTGGCCGATTTGATTGCCCAGCGGCTGCCAGTAACCCTGTGGGTAATTGGCGTAGCCTACCTGCTGAGTGTGGCTCTGGCCCTGCCCCTGGGGATAGTGGCGGCCCTGCGCCACAACACCTGGGTTGACCGGGCCATTACCACCGTGGCGTTTATGGGGTTTTCGACGCCGCCGTTTTTTTCGGGGCTGGTGCTGATTATTGTGCTGAGTGTGCGGCTGGGTTGGTTGCCTTTTATCTACGACAACACCCTGGTGGTACAAGATGTGGCCAGCTTTGTCCAGTGGCTGCGGCAGTCGATTATGCCCATTGCCACTCTGGTGCTGTTTCAGACGGCGGTGCTGCTGCGGTTTGTGCGGGCCGCCATGCTCGAAGAAATCCCGCAGAACTATGTGAAAACGGCGCGGGCGAAGGGGCTGGGCCGATGGCGGATTGTCACGCGGCACATGCTGCGCAACGCCCTTATCCCGGTGGTGACCCTGGTAGCGCTAGATATACCCACGATTTTTACCGGGGCGATCGTCACCGAGCAGGTGTTTCGAGTGCCGGGCATTGGGGCGCTGCTGATCGAGGCGATCTACCGGGGCGATACGCCCGTGGTGATGGCGATCGCCTTTATTTATGCCCTTCTAGTGGTGGGCTTTAACCTGGTGGCCGATTTGCTCTACGGGGTGATTGACCCCAGGGTGCGCTATGGCCATTAA
- a CDS encoding HDIG domain-containing metalloprotein has product MKAIQELVAVVERWWVLEQRALKPLAPRPTLSPPASSSPSAEPSQQDAVVVTSSSLRRTGSGRPLPCYPRRRRKNIRHPRLAFALTALSLTAILGQRFYNQPGLQVGSIAPNTIFAPGDARVEDRETTEERRRDARNGALRVLRVDTTTDEAVLRSLNNLMAQVGDIRRQAGNVPFVSTGVLSTEVQTYLRQSDDATWLKVRSLIDPLADDNSTPAIRGERIELDTLLRNQTLTPDQQVALGELWAYGQRTSSQEFAQLLNSVEEARQGYQQAMANFTLLASQIDGVSETPQLFDVSLQDWTNAQTKIRSAAERMLAQGISSGLPPEVLNRATHLQLKDTLPRAIEPLARELLLSSLQPNLVEDSDRSRLQADMAAEAVKPVYVDVQQGELIVAAGETITQSKFVLLDSFNLSQRRFNYWGLAMFGGLVAGSLGVFLLIERWVPQRLRQQDYFLLTAMVFSTGIMKMVGVAAYGLPAIGLLAGSFYGPVLGGTLVLLVAVLLPVGSAVGSISFMAGVSGAFVCSLMASRMRSREELALLGGGVGLTQGVVYLLLTLIVSPVSLISAWSGMLTGAALQGVYGVISSVAALGLSPYLEHLFDLVTPIRLAELSNPNRPMLKRLASEAPGTFQHTVFVSSLAEAAARALGCNVELVRAGTLYHDIGKMHDPQGFIENQMGGPNKHDTLNDPWLSATIIKKHVTEGIVMARKCRLPKAVRSFIPEHQGTMLISFFYHQAQEMAKEDPTVIVKESDFRYDGPIPQSPETGIVMLADSCEAALRSLTDATPDEALAMVNRILRARWKDNQLVESGLSRDHMTLIAEIFVQVWQQYNHKRIAYPKAALAPKAG; this is encoded by the coding sequence ATGAAGGCAATCCAGGAACTTGTGGCTGTGGTTGAGCGCTGGTGGGTCTTAGAACAGCGAGCTTTGAAGCCGCTTGCCCCCCGTCCGACCCTCAGCCCGCCAGCGTCATCTTCCCCCAGTGCGGAGCCATCCCAGCAGGATGCCGTTGTCGTTACCTCCTCTAGTTTGCGACGGACCGGTTCGGGGCGACCGCTGCCCTGTTATCCCCGACGACGGCGCAAAAACATTCGCCACCCTCGGCTGGCCTTTGCCCTGACTGCCCTCAGTCTGACCGCCATCCTGGGCCAAAGATTCTACAATCAGCCGGGTTTACAGGTCGGTAGCATTGCCCCCAACACCATCTTTGCCCCCGGTGATGCTCGGGTAGAAGACAGAGAAACCACCGAGGAGCGCCGTCGGGATGCTCGTAATGGAGCACTAAGGGTGCTACGGGTAGACACCACCACCGATGAGGCGGTACTGCGATCGCTGAATAACCTCATGGCTCAGGTAGGTGACATCCGCCGCCAAGCTGGCAATGTTCCCTTCGTGTCTACGGGTGTTTTATCGACCGAGGTGCAGACCTACCTACGGCAGTCCGACGATGCCACCTGGCTAAAGGTACGCAGCCTCATCGATCCACTGGCCGACGACAACTCAACCCCCGCCATTCGAGGAGAACGCATTGAGCTTGACACCCTACTGCGCAACCAAACCCTCACCCCTGACCAACAGGTAGCTCTGGGCGAACTGTGGGCCTATGGCCAACGCACCAGCAGCCAAGAGTTTGCCCAACTGCTAAATTCGGTAGAGGAAGCCCGCCAAGGCTACCAACAGGCGATGGCTAATTTCACTCTGCTGGCAAGCCAAATTGACGGCGTCTCTGAGACGCCACAACTGTTCGACGTGTCGCTACAAGACTGGACCAACGCTCAAACTAAGATTCGCAGCGCGGCAGAACGCATGCTGGCCCAGGGAATTTCCTCAGGGCTTCCCCCAGAGGTGCTCAACCGCGCGACCCATCTTCAGCTCAAAGACACCCTGCCTCGCGCCATTGAGCCCCTCGCCCGTGAGCTGCTGCTCTCTAGCCTTCAGCCCAACCTCGTAGAAGACAGCGATCGCAGCCGTCTCCAGGCCGATATGGCCGCCGAAGCCGTCAAACCCGTGTATGTGGATGTTCAGCAGGGGGAGTTGATTGTGGCGGCGGGCGAGACGATTACCCAGAGCAAGTTTGTGCTGCTCGACAGCTTTAACCTCAGCCAGCGGCGCTTTAACTACTGGGGGCTGGCCATGTTTGGAGGGCTGGTGGCGGGCAGCCTAGGGGTGTTTCTGCTCATTGAACGCTGGGTACCCCAGCGCCTGAGGCAGCAAGATTACTTTCTGCTGACCGCCATGGTGTTTAGCACCGGCATTATGAAAATGGTGGGGGTAGCGGCCTATGGGTTACCCGCCATTGGCCTGCTGGCGGGCAGCTTCTATGGGCCAGTGCTGGGGGGCACCCTGGTGCTGCTGGTGGCGGTGCTGCTGCCGGTAGGGTCGGCGGTGGGCAGCATTTCGTTTATGGCCGGGGTCTCGGGGGCCTTTGTGTGCAGCCTGATGGCCAGCCGCATGCGATCGCGCGAAGAGCTGGCCCTGCTGGGGGGCGGGGTCGGCCTCACCCAGGGGGTGGTCTACCTATTGCTCACCCTGATTGTCAGCCCAGTTTCGCTGATTTCTGCCTGGTCAGGGATGCTCACCGGGGCCGCCCTCCAGGGGGTCTATGGCGTGATTTCTAGTGTTGCTGCCCTAGGCCTCAGTCCCTACCTAGAGCATCTGTTTGATCTGGTCACCCCGATTCGCCTGGCCGAACTGTCAAACCCCAACCGACCCATGCTCAAGCGGTTGGCCTCGGAGGCACCGGGCACCTTTCAGCACACCGTATTTGTGTCGAGCCTGGCCGAAGCCGCCGCCCGCGCCCTGGGCTGCAATGTAGAGCTGGTGCGGGCGGGCACCCTCTACCACGACATCGGCAAAATGCACGATCCTCAAGGGTTCATTGAAAATCAGATGGGTGGCCCCAATAAGCACGACACCCTCAACGACCCCTGGCTCAGTGCCACCATCATCAAAAAGCATGTCACTGAGGGCATTGTGATGGCCCGCAAATGTCGGTTGCCCAAAGCAGTGCGATCGTTTATCCCTGAGCACCAGGGCACCATGCTGATCAGTTTCTTCTACCACCAGGCCCAGGAGATGGCCAAGGAAGACCCCACCGTCATCGTTAAAGAATCCGATTTCCGCTACGACGGCCCCATTCCCCAATCGCCAGAGACCGGCATTGTCATGCTGGCCGACTCCTGCGAAGCGGCGCTGCGATCGCTCACCGATGCCACCCCCGACGAAGCCCTGGCCATGGTAAACCGTATTCTACGCGCCCGTTGGAAAGACAACCAATTGGTAGAATCAGGCCTCAGCCGCGACCACATGACTCTGATTGCCGAAATCTTTGTGCAGGTATGGCAGCAGTACAACCACAAGCGGATCGCCTACCCGAAGGCGGCACTAGCGCCGAAGGCGGGGTAG
- a CDS encoding peptidoglycan-binding domain-containing protein, with protein MVCLSPSINRTVPGWLGSSLWGVTVAIALGGSGLALPALAQNNAPEAAPAAGQIASPTVSGGRIVRPTLQLGSQGESVRELQSMLILLGHYPGPVTGVYTEDTATAARRFQGAAGITADGIVGPATWSRLFPTPPGEANPPTATPPTSGSSPAASTPPAASTPPASTPPASTTPPASTTPPASTPPPAASNPPASAGSTAALPILRPGMEGDAVRQLQQRLRTKGFYNGTIDGIFGSQTEAAVRQVQTANNLTVDGIVGPATWRVLN; from the coding sequence ATGGTTTGCCTCTCCCCCTCGATCAACCGCACCGTTCCCGGTTGGCTGGGTTCCAGCCTTTGGGGAGTAACCGTAGCGATCGCCTTAGGCGGTAGCGGGTTGGCTCTTCCGGCCCTCGCCCAAAACAATGCCCCTGAAGCGGCTCCCGCCGCCGGCCAAATCGCTTCTCCCACAGTTAGCGGTGGGCGCATTGTCAGGCCTACCCTACAGCTGGGTAGCCAGGGTGAGTCAGTGCGTGAGCTGCAATCGATGCTGATCTTGCTGGGGCACTATCCTGGCCCGGTCACCGGAGTCTACACCGAAGACACCGCCACCGCTGCCCGTCGTTTTCAGGGCGCGGCTGGCATTACCGCCGATGGCATTGTTGGCCCCGCCACCTGGAGCCGCCTCTTTCCCACGCCCCCGGGGGAGGCAAACCCACCCACGGCTACCCCCCCGACCAGTGGCAGCAGTCCGGCGGCTAGCACTCCTCCGGCAGCTAGCACTCCCCCTGCCAGTACTCCTCCTGCCAGCACTACTCCTCCCGCTAGTACTACCCCTCCGGCCAGCACTCCTCCTCCGGCGGCCAGCAATCCCCCCGCTAGCGCGGGTTCTACGGCGGCACTGCCCATACTCCGTCCGGGTATGGAGGGCGATGCCGTGCGCCAGTTGCAGCAGCGCCTGCGCACCAAGGGGTTTTACAACGGCACCATTGACGGTATTTTTGGTAGCCAAACCGAAGCTGCCGTGCGCCAAGTCCAAACCGCCAACAACCTTACTGTAGACGGCATCGTTGGCCCTGCCACCTGGCGGGTACTGAACTAA
- the hisF gene encoding imidazole glycerol phosphate synthase subunit HisF — protein sequence MLAKRIVPCLDVKAGRVVKGVNFVDLRDAGDPVELAQAYNQAGADELVFLDITATHEDRDIIYDVVYRTAEQVFIPLTVGGGVQSLDTIKKLLRAGADKVSINSAAVKQPTLIKAASDRFGAQCIVVAIDARRRPDPHHPGWDVYVRGGRENTGLDALEWAETVVNHGAGELLVTSMDADGTQAGYDLELTRAIADRVPVPVIASGGAGNCDHIHQALTEGKAEAALLASLLHYGQLTVQQVKEHLRDRAVPVRLA from the coding sequence ATGCTAGCAAAACGGATTGTGCCCTGCCTAGATGTGAAAGCGGGGCGGGTTGTGAAAGGGGTTAATTTCGTTGACCTGCGCGATGCCGGTGACCCAGTGGAGCTGGCCCAGGCCTACAACCAGGCGGGGGCCGACGAACTGGTGTTTCTCGATATCACAGCCACCCACGAAGATCGTGACATTATCTACGACGTGGTCTACCGCACTGCGGAGCAGGTGTTTATTCCGCTAACGGTGGGTGGAGGGGTGCAATCCTTAGACACGATTAAAAAATTGTTACGTGCGGGGGCCGACAAGGTCAGTATTAACTCGGCAGCGGTCAAACAACCCACGCTGATCAAAGCGGCCAGCGATCGCTTTGGGGCGCAGTGCATTGTGGTGGCAATAGACGCCCGCCGCCGCCCCGACCCCCACCATCCCGGCTGGGATGTCTATGTCCGGGGAGGGCGCGAGAATACGGGCCTGGATGCCCTAGAGTGGGCCGAAACGGTGGTCAACCATGGGGCTGGCGAACTGCTAGTCACCAGTATGGATGCCGACGGCACCCAGGCGGGCTACGACCTTGAACTGACCCGCGCGATCGCCGATCGGGTGCCGGTGCCGGTCATTGCTTCGGGCGGGGCGGGCAACTGCGATCACATTCACCAGGCCCTGACCGAGGGTAAAGCAGAGGCAGCCCTGCTGGCCTCGCTGCTGCACTACGGCCAGCTCACGGTGCAACAGGTGAAGGAGCATTTGCGCGATCGCGCGGTGCCTGTCCGCCTTGCATAG
- a CDS encoding DUF2862 domain-containing protein, translating to MGLEIGQKVKVTRLRDRVSKDVAAYLGKRGVISQFKMVDGSGVGVVVDFEDRYSTWFFEDELSAIQ from the coding sequence ATGGGTTTAGAGATTGGCCAGAAAGTAAAGGTCACCCGGTTACGCGATCGGGTTTCGAAGGATGTAGCAGCTTACCTCGGTAAGCGTGGTGTGATCAGCCAGTTTAAAATGGTAGACGGCAGCGGTGTAGGAGTTGTGGTCGATTTTGAGGATCGCTATTCCACCTGGTTTTTTGAGGATGAGCTGTCTGCTATTCAGTAG
- a CDS encoding ArsA family ATPase: protein MALILTYLGKGGCGSTTVAITAAKQRARAGQRVLLLIQDVTPAPGLLLGQPLGPEPTELDNNLWVMQLQSAKLLEQSWDEVKTLEAQYLRTPFLKAVYGQELGVMPGMDSALTLNALRQFDGSDRYDVIIYDGTDALATLRMLGMPEILDWYLRRFRGVFQQSDVGRGLSPFLQPMASAVLAVDWSGDVLDQPTGQVRSQLEEGRQAVTNPNRVAAFLVTTPTAGAVATARYLWGSAQQIGLTVGGVLVNHGVLDTEQVHSFAPLPQVPLPSVTDQGWDAAIEALPDPAQWAAAAPRPVSVDVAAKSVRLFLPSFDKTQVKLTQYGPEVTIEAGDQRRNLLLPQALQGKAVAGAKFQDQHLVISFS from the coding sequence ATGGCATTAATTCTGACCTACCTGGGTAAAGGCGGCTGCGGCAGCACGACTGTTGCCATAACGGCGGCTAAGCAGCGGGCGCGGGCAGGCCAGCGGGTGCTGCTGCTGATCCAAGATGTAACTCCAGCACCGGGGCTGTTGCTAGGGCAACCCTTGGGGCCTGAACCCACTGAGCTAGACAATAACCTGTGGGTTATGCAGCTTCAGTCGGCCAAGCTGCTAGAGCAAAGCTGGGACGAGGTGAAAACCTTAGAAGCTCAGTATCTGCGCACGCCCTTTCTCAAGGCGGTCTACGGCCAAGAGCTAGGGGTCATGCCAGGTATGGATAGTGCCCTCACCCTGAATGCCCTGCGCCAGTTTGACGGCAGCGATCGCTACGACGTGATTATCTACGACGGTACCGATGCCCTAGCGACCCTGCGCATGCTGGGCATGCCCGAAATTCTCGACTGGTATCTGCGGCGGTTTCGCGGCGTGTTTCAGCAGTCTGACGTAGGGCGGGGACTGTCGCCGTTTTTGCAGCCCATGGCCTCAGCCGTGCTGGCCGTCGATTGGTCGGGAGATGTGCTAGATCAGCCCACCGGGCAGGTGCGATCGCAGCTTGAAGAGGGTCGTCAGGCGGTGACCAACCCCAACCGAGTTGCGGCTTTCTTGGTCACCACCCCCACCGCTGGAGCGGTCGCCACCGCCCGCTACCTGTGGGGTAGCGCCCAGCAGATTGGTCTGACCGTGGGCGGAGTGTTAGTCAACCACGGCGTACTCGACACCGAACAGGTACATAGTTTTGCGCCGCTGCCCCAGGTGCCCCTGCCGTCAGTAACTGACCAGGGGTGGGATGCGGCGATCGAAGCCCTGCCTGACCCGGCTCAGTGGGCGGCGGCGGCTCCCCGTCCCGTCAGTGTGGATGTAGCGGCTAAGTCGGTGCGCTTGTTCTTGCCCAGTTTTGACAAAACCCAGGTCAAACTCACCCAGTATGGCCCCGAAGTCACCATTGAGGCGGGCGATCAGCGGCGTAACTTGCTGCTACCTCAAGCTCTTCAGGGCAAAGCTGTGGCCGGAGCCAAGTTTCAAGATCAGCACCTGGTGATTTCGTTTAGTTAG
- the chlG gene encoding chlorophyll synthase ChlG yields the protein MVEPPSSTPVNDDLDQGLDQSEVAPAPAPEVVAARQGDAARQLLGMKGAKAGETSIWKIRLQLMKPITWIPLIWGVVCGAASSGNYRWNLEYVLISAACMLLSGPLLTGYTQTLNDFYDRDIDAINEPYRPIPSGVISIPQVVTQILVLLVGGIAVAYSLDRWAGHSFPTITALALGGSLVSYIYSAPPLKLKQNGWLGNYALGASYIALPWWAGHALFGTLTWQIVVLTLFYSLAGLGIAVVNDFKSVEGDRQMGLKSLPVMFGVTTAAWICVLAIDIFQGGVAAYLMTIHQNLYAVLLVLLIIPQITFQDMYFLRNPLENDVKYQASAQPFLVLGMLVTGLALGHSAL from the coding sequence ATGGTTGAACCCCCGTCCTCTACCCCGGTTAACGACGATCTAGACCAAGGCCTAGACCAATCCGAGGTCGCCCCAGCCCCAGCCCCCGAGGTCGTGGCTGCCCGTCAGGGCGATGCCGCCCGGCAGTTGCTGGGCATGAAAGGAGCCAAGGCTGGCGAAACCTCGATCTGGAAGATTCGTCTCCAGTTGATGAAGCCGATCACCTGGATTCCTCTAATTTGGGGTGTGGTCTGCGGGGCCGCCTCCTCGGGTAACTACCGTTGGAATCTAGAGTACGTGCTAATTTCTGCTGCTTGCATGTTGCTCTCGGGGCCGCTGCTGACCGGCTACACCCAAACCCTCAACGACTTCTACGATCGTGACATCGACGCCATTAACGAGCCCTACCGGCCCATTCCCTCCGGGGTAATTTCAATTCCCCAGGTAGTGACGCAAATTTTGGTGCTGCTGGTGGGGGGCATTGCCGTCGCCTATAGCCTCGATCGCTGGGCAGGTCATAGCTTTCCCACGATCACGGCCCTGGCGCTGGGCGGGTCGCTGGTGTCCTACATCTACTCGGCTCCACCGCTCAAGCTCAAGCAAAATGGCTGGCTGGGTAACTACGCCTTGGGGGCCAGCTACATCGCCCTACCCTGGTGGGCGGGCCATGCCCTGTTTGGCACCCTCACCTGGCAGATTGTGGTGCTCACCCTGTTCTACAGCTTGGCAGGGCTAGGCATTGCGGTAGTCAACGACTTTAAAAGCGTCGAGGGCGATCGCCAAATGGGCCTCAAGTCGCTGCCGGTGATGTTTGGCGTCACCACGGCCGCCTGGATCTGCGTGCTGGCGATCGATATTTTTCAAGGGGGCGTCGCGGCTTACCTGATGACGATTCACCAAAATCTCTACGCCGTGCTGCTGGTACTGCTGATCATTCCCCAGATCACCTTCCAAGATATGTACTTTCTCCGCAACCCCCTGGAGAACGATGTTAAATACCAGGCGAGTGCTCAGCCCTTTTTGGTGTTAGGAATGTTGGTAACCGGCCTTGCTCTGGGGCATAGCGCCCTTTAG